The following nucleotide sequence is from Saccharothrix texasensis.
GGCCCTGCACGGTCTCGCCGGTCAGCAGGTGGGTCCACACGCCCTCGGGGACGTAGTAGGACACGTCGCCCTCGTCCGAGAACACCGGGGCGACCAGCAGGTCGTCGCCGAGCATGTACTGGCGTTCGAGGTGGGCGCAACCGGGGTCGTCCGGGAACTCCACCACCATCGCCCGCATCATCGGCGCGCCCTCGGCGGCGGCCTGCCGCGCGGCGCCGTGCAGGTACGGCATCAGCCGCAGCTTCAGCTTCGTGAAGTGCCGCAGCACGTCGACGGACTCCTCGTCGAACAGCCACGGCACCCGGTAGGACGAGCTGCCGTGCAGCCGGCTGTGCGAGGACAGCAGGCCGAACGCGATCCACCGCTTGAACAACGCCGCCGACGGCGTGCCCTCGAACCCGCCGATGTCGTGGCTCCAGTAGCCGAACCCGGACAGGCCCAGCGACAGCCCGCCGCGCAGGCTCTCCGCCATCGACTCGTAGGTGGCCTCGCAGTCGCCGCCCCAGTGCACCGGGAACTGCTGCGAGCCGGCCGTGGCGGACCGGGCGAAGACCACCGCGTCGCCGTCGCCGCGCCGCTTGCGCAGCACCTCGAACACCGTCTGGTTGTAGAGGTGGGTGTAGTGGTTGTGCATCCGCTCCGGGTCGGAGCCGTCGTGGTACACGACGTCGGTCGGCACGCGCTCGCCGAAGTCGGTCTTGAAGCAGTCCACGCCCTGGGCCAGCAGCGCGTCCAGCTTGGCCGCGTACCACGCGCGGGCGGCCGGGTTGGTGAAGTCGACCAGCGCCATGCCCGGCTGCCACAGGTCCCACTGCCACACGTCGCCGTTCGGCCTGCGCAGCAGGTAGCCGTTCGCCTTGCCCTCGGCGAACAGCGGCGACCGCTGCGCGATGTAGGGGTTGATCCACACCGAGATCCGCAGGCCCCGGGCGCGCAGGCGCTCGAGCATCCCGACCGGGTCCGGGAAGGTGCGCGGGTCCCACTCGAAGTCGCACCAGTGGAACTCGCGCATCCAGAAGCAGTCGAAGTGGAACACGCTCAGCGGCAGGTCGCGCTGCAGCATCCCGTCGATGAACCCCGACACCGTCTCCTCGTCGTACGACGTGGTGAACGACGTCGACAGCCACAGGCCGAACGACCACGCGGGCGGCAGCGCGGGCCGACCGGTGAGCGCGGTGTACTTGCGCAGGATCTCGCGCGGCGTCGGACCGTAGACCAGGAAGTACTCCAGCGACTGGCCCTCGACGCTGAACTGGACCTTCGACACCGCCTCCGAGCCGACCTCGAACGACACCAGCCCGGGGTGGTTGACGAAGATCCCGTAGCCCGCGTTCGTGAGGTAGAACGGGACGTTCTTGTACGCCTGCTCGCTGCTCGTGCCGCCGTCGGCGTTCCAGATGTCGACGGTCTGGCCGTTCTTCACCAGCGGACCGAACCGCTCGCCCAGCCCGTAGACGGTGTCGCCGACGCCCAGGGCGAGCTGCTCGCGGACGTGGTGCGTGCCGTCCACGGTCATGAAGCCGATGCCCTTGGCGCCGCTGCTGGTCAGCGGACGGCCGTCGGCGGTGAACTCGACCCGCCACTCCTCGCCGCGGCGCACCCGCACCGACAACGCGCCGGCGGTCATCACCACCCCGGCGTCGTCCTCCACCACCTTGGCCTCGTGGGCGCCGTCGGAGGCCACGGAGAACACCGGCTCCGCGGGCGTCCCACCGTCGAAGTGCGTGATCGTCACGCCGATCACGTCGGCCATCGGCGAGGTGAGCCCCAGCGTGACCGCCGGGCCCT
It contains:
- the yicI gene encoding alpha-xylosidase; translation: MKFSDGYWLLRPGVEAAHPVEVRDVAAGNGEVVVHASTRPIRHRGDTLKGPAVTLGLTSPMADVIGVTITHFDGGTPAEPVFSVASDGAHEAKVVEDDAGVVMTAGALSVRVRRGEEWRVEFTADGRPLTSSGAKGIGFMTVDGTHHVREQLALGVGDTVYGLGERFGPLVKNGQTVDIWNADGGTSSEQAYKNVPFYLTNAGYGIFVNHPGLVSFEVGSEAVSKVQFSVEGQSLEYFLVYGPTPREILRKYTALTGRPALPPAWSFGLWLSTSFTTSYDEETVSGFIDGMLQRDLPLSVFHFDCFWMREFHWCDFEWDPRTFPDPVGMLERLRARGLRISVWINPYIAQRSPLFAEGKANGYLLRRPNGDVWQWDLWQPGMALVDFTNPAARAWYAAKLDALLAQGVDCFKTDFGERVPTDVVYHDGSDPERMHNHYTHLYNQTVFEVLRKRRGDGDAVVFARSATAGSQQFPVHWGGDCEATYESMAESLRGGLSLGLSGFGYWSHDIGGFEGTPSAALFKRWIAFGLLSSHSRLHGSSSYRVPWLFDEESVDVLRHFTKLKLRLMPYLHGAARQAAAEGAPMMRAMVVEFPDDPGCAHLERQYMLGDDLLVAPVFSDEGDVSYYVPEGVWTHLLTGETVQGPRWARDRCDFLTAPVLVRPDTILPVGAVDDRPDYDYAEGVTLRAYRLADGDHVTVVGDATFRTRRQGDEIRVEAEGAPSSWALLLVGAAAVDAVDGGTLGSHSDGVLVSAEGGALTLRGVR